The DNA segment AAATGATTCTTTCGGATGTTCTCTTTCAACTGAATCCAGATGAAGTAAAGTCACTCTCTCTTCACAATCTTCATCTCGGATACACACAACTTTAAGCTCCAGTGGTCactgaaaaatgaaaacattcaaAAGATTAATGAGCTGAGACAGACAAGGGAAAAttgtaagcaaaaaaaaaaaaattactctttACATATTTGAATAAAAAGACACGACTTACAAAATTGAATAGTTCCTTCCACAACCTCCTAACCTTGATAAACTTTTCATTTATATCCTTCTTAAAATggaaatgaaaatgaaaataataaccAAATTGACATATAACTAAAAATTGAGTAACAAATTCAGTTTTGATATAATCAGGAAAAATGATCACCTCGAGCTCAAAAGTCTTAATGATCTTAGTGTTAAAATGACTGTCAAATATCTGACATTTAATACGCGATGAAAATCCTTTCCTCACCAAGTATCTAGCCAAAGTAAAAAGATAACATAAATCTTATTAACTCAATGGACAACACTTTGTAAGAACTCGATAAACGTCTGaaatgaattcaaaactacctCATGTAAAGATCGAGATTTTCTGTTGATAGACGCAGTGAAGGTTTAAGGCATTTGGTGTTCTTAGCCTTTACAATATCACACATGGACAAAGTGAACAAAAAACAATTGTTAAAAATTGTAGGACTACTAATgatgtatatttaattaatcaaCTACAGTTTTTTTccttgcttctttttttttttcttgcgtAGTGTCCTGCTGTATCACATATGAGGTCAAgagatatttgtatatttatgcaaaatatgataaataagttagtgttaaaaaaacatatttataactatatttaccatttagtttattttttgttaatgtaatatatatatttaataatgatACATgagttattattttaatatattttaatattgttgccaaaataaatatataaaaaattagctTCAATGGTGATATAGAAGTTAATAggtattattatattaaaaaacttaCCAAATCTATATAGAAGTTTATAAAGAAAACTGTACATGTCACAATTACTTATTGCCCTGTCACATTTTTTCAAAGCCATGtcataattttttctttataattttttttctttttgaaaccaGAAAAGTTGCTAGTTTATTGTTATAGAGTAAATAATACAATGTTGCAGTGAGactttatataaaattcatCATATATGTTCTTCTAGTGATCTTAAAGCAGATTACAACTAAAATGAAAAGAGAAACAACTTGGAAAATAATCGGTAAAAATATTCCTTAAATTAAGAAATTGAAATCATACAATTAGCCATAAGAGATTATTTCAAATAGTAGCCAAAGTATTCAATTACTCTTTCCTTTAGTTTTCTTGTAGACCAGGTGTACAATCCACATGAAATACATTGGTCAAGCAGATTTTATCCTTGAAATTAATATCACAAAGGATTGACAGGATAATTTTGTCTCAAAATAATTAAGCTGACATTTTTTTTAACTGTTTATGaactaattaaataaaactgCAAGAACTCATGTAGACATACACCATCACTTGACTAAATATGTAGGTGAAGCAGTACCACAAGTGTAGTATGCATGGGTaatagaaaatatgatatacttAACAAATTGTACATGACCTACTCACTAGAAAATTATAACTTCGATATAAAATGATTTGTGATACATCAAAATCTTATGTGGTTAAACTACAGTAAAGAACATGTAGTATTGGAAGGAACGAAGATGAAAACTGGATATCATTCTCAAATCACTACAAAAAGTGGATATGCCTTCTCTTACAAGTGCAGTAATATCTTGAAAAAGTTCCTAACAATTTATTGGCTGATTAActatgaaatataatttaatttttttataaaaacagaaGAAGAAGCATAATGACTTTGAAGTTTCTCGGAAGATATTCCAAATTGGGACAAATCAGTCCTGCCAGTACGCATACAATGTGATTGTTAATCATCTATACCTTGTGCACTgaacaatttttatattataaagtttCTCCATATCAGAGGATGACATAAAATGATTAGAATGGATTACATTATGGTGGATTACATTATGTTAACTGACAACCTTGCACACCAATTTACCAAAGATTTAACACAAGatcatgttttaaaattttgaagggAATGACTCTCctgaatatatataatttttatgcaTATCCTTGCAGATTGAGCAATACTTTACATATAAATAAACATCTTACCTCCTCATTAATCATATATCTAAACACGGACTAAAATTTCCGGCAAAAACTAAGTGTCATGAGAGCACATCGTTTTTATCTATAGGTTCCTACATATGTTTTGTATGTAATAAAAAAGTTTTACATACCGTTGAATCATGAGAttcaaaaatcaaacaaaactatCATACATTATGAGCAATTTGTTACGTTAACACAAGAGATCAAATAGTATAACAAAAGCGTATTTTCTATAAAACtcatagaaaatatatattagaatttgaagagtatcttcttcttctttttttttgaaacactaaaaGAGTATCTttgttcaacaacaacaaaattatatttgGTGGATCCCCAAGATGCGAAAATTATAGAAAGCATACCAATGAGTAGGACTCAGATGGAGGATAGGGATGAATGTCATTTCACAAATAATGAGAAATTCACGTTCAAATCATAATACCAAGTTGAACGGATATATCCAGATAAGGAAAAACCACCAATAGTGTTTGGACCCACAGTCGATCTACTAAAGGCTTTCTGCTGGAATGTTTGGTGTCTACTaaagataaaacatttttttatgacAATTGGTGTTAGGGTGTATAGCAGTCAAGAAAAATTTGCAAGCGAGAGGGATACAAGGGGTTTTATGTTGTGCCAGATGTGGAGTTATGAAAGAATcataaaccatgtgtttttaAATGTTCACCAGCGCGTGAGGTTTCAGCGTTATCAAAGATACCATCAAATACATATAGTTTTCTTACTAGTTCTCTCTTCAAATATATGAATCATCAGTTTTGGAGAGTGCTCCTCCGCTAATGGATGATCATCAATTTACATGGATACTTTGGTACATTTGAAAAGAACCACAAAGTTTTCAGTAATTTAGACATTGATCCTAGGAAAACGCTAATTTTAGCGGAAACAAAATCTACACTTTTGGCTGAGGCACATGTTTTAAACACACAGAGAGCTGCCCAACATGTCGAGGGTACAAACTTACCATCAATCCCATGAGGATGGTGTTTTAAAGAGATCTTGTAAAGATAAAGAGACTTTTTCAAGACTAGGTTGGTATAGTAAACTAGAAGGTTTCGACTGTTTGATGGGGGCAAGAAATATCAAGACTAGCCTCTCACCTCTTCATTCGGAGGTGGAAGCGCTAGTATGGGCAATGCAATGTATGAAGAATTTGCTTTAGTATCATATCACATTTGTAACTGATTGTTTTCAATTGGtaaagatggtttcagaaccagaagaataCCAGCTTTTTCTCAACTCAGAGATTATTCATGTAACAAGAACGCGTAATAAAAATGCGGATAGTTTAGCACGTAGTTTCAGGAACCAATCGTCTTTTGTCAGTATAAATCTGTGTATGTTgatgacagaaaaaaaaaaacaaaaatactatcTTGGTAGATGATGTGGTCgcttaaatataaaaatgctTGGAGTCTAAAATTGAATTATTCAGATGATATATAGTGGAATAGAAACTTATATCTCATCATTGGTATGTTTATGGGCACATTACAGTTGTGGACAGAGACAACACAGACACTCTCATGCCGGAGAGTGAACACAATCTTCCCAAGTCTTCAAACGGTAATCTAAGACCAAACCGTTGACTttgtcattaattttttatgctAGGCACAAGATATTTGATCCAATGATTACCATAAATTACTATATATAGACAAAAATGTGCACCTCAACTTTCTTATCTAACATAAAACTCAGCAAAATTCCAGGTTTATTTTAGATATTCAAATTCCAGGATCTCCATGGCTATCCACAAGATCATCTTAGCTTCGTTTATAGTCTACTTAATGATCCAGTTTAGTCATGGTGCTACCAAAGAAAGGCTCTTCTCTGACCTGGAGAAAGATGCACTTGACGTTACCGCTAAACCCAGCCGACAAGGCGGTATGTATTATATCTTTAAGAACATCCATCATTCGCTACTTCATTTCTTCATTCATTTAGGTGTTCAAATTTATGATTCTAGTTCTACATTTCAACGTTTTTGAAAATTTCGGGCGATCAGGGTTCGAACCAGCCGCCGGTTCGGCCATCCCAATAActacttaaaaataaaagatacaaCGTTTCTTATCAAATATCAATTAGAAGAATTGAGTAATTACCATCATCAAGGCTGGTCAATAtgtaaattattgtattttagttttgGATGCCGGAATTGACAAGTTGAGCATTACATGGAAGCTAAGATCCACAGCTAAAAAGCAGGCTAATTTTACGACCATCAAAGTAAAGCTATGCTACGCTCCGGTCAGCCAAGTTGACAGACCATGGCGCAAGACCGAAAATGAACTTTTCAAAGACAAGACCTGCCCACACAAGATCATCACCAGGGCCTATAATAAATCATCTCAATCATTTAAATATACCCTCGACCGCGACATCCCCACCGGGACCTACTTCGTTCGTACCTACGCAGTTGATGCCAAAGACCATGAAGTTGCCTTTGGACAAAGCACGAACGAGGCCAAGACAACTAATCTGTTCAGCGTTCAGGCTATCAGTGGTCGCCACAAGTCCCTCGATATTGCCTCCGTCTGCTTCAGCGTCTTCTCCGTCCTAGCTCTGCTCGTCTTCTTCGTCAACGAGAAGAGGAAGGCCAAGTTAGAGCAAAGCAAATGAGTCGTTTACTTCGCGACCGCGTAATTGCGACGTTTTgcctttgaatttttttatcagttgtttttgttttgttcttagTTATCATCTATTTTGTACGTTTTTCTTACATGTTTGTAAGCCATTCATAATGAGCCAAAACCTAATCCTACGGTGGTGAACTGGTGATGTATTGTGtgctttctatatttttaatactatttttgatatatattcatatacacTTTCGTCACAAAGATTGATATTCTTTTCTTTATGGTAGAAGAAAAATGGgtaaattacatgtttaccacttttgtggtaccacttttcatttttaccaccactaatgagacatttttaaaaatatcttattcATTAAGTgtcaaaagactcttatgcctttgttatttatatatataataaattattatttaaaaaaaacttaataaaaaaaaaataatcataaattttccaattatactttttcaaattcgaactttttttataaaaaaaaaatttgaattttttttttcaaatttctttttgaaaaacgaaaaattgtgtttgaaactatttttatatatatttttaattatttatatatttattataaccataaattttacattccaaTAACCCTACCCcatccctcaactctaaaccctaagtctagattagttaaccctaagggtataattgtattttatccttcattaaaagtgaggataaaagtgattagtgtaaacatgaaaagtggtactatgaatgtggtatttgtggcaattttccaagaaaaaatgagtaaaaatgaacgttgtattttttttttttgacgtctgattaatcccctatatattaatcttagagcattacaacatgttttcgtTGCTACGTGTCATCacgagaatgattcttagaattgttagaaaaataagttggtccatataaacatatactatgctttttattaaactaactatcatattaattaatagtgtacaaaagaatattttttctttctttaaataaaaactacggaattacctaatattgataacatatatatgacaattaatgattatgaataatacatatttgataaaaaaaaattctaatctttttttttttaattttacactatttaaataaattaaacaatcacattatgcatataataaaaacaactagattttttcttatatgttatattttaaattttaaaaaacgtcTATCAATTACTAAAAATTGTAAAAGTCCCACATTAACaaatttgtgatcaatggtttaactttttttggttcaagcaagttacaaatgaaaatatatcataGGGGTGGGTGTTCGAATACACGTTTGGGTTTGTATAGGATATTTCAgtataaagatatagaacccATTCGGGTATGTCTATACTTCgagtcgggttcgggtattttatgtTTGTGTTTGGATATTTTGGGTCGGGTTAGgatattaaattttgaagaaaaaataaataaattatttattgtttaagtttttgtatttaaaatatattttaacttaactgttttttttaatttataaaagattaaactattaataggtttggagataaaattttaataatagaaAGACACTATTTTAGttgttattttgaaattttagatggAACTTCTGCAacttgatatgtattttaagtaaGTAGTAAATGATTTtgtccataattatatgtatattatctaattttgagcaataagaatcattaatataaaaatgagagtaataaactagaaatatagagTTAAGTATACTTTTTTGTCATCCGAGTTAAGTGtacttatgtttggttatcttcggatatccattcgggttcggatattacccgttcggattTAGATATTACCTGAACTggtgaaataagtaatttgttttgttgttttaattAGATGATTCTTAGACCGagctggtgaatatatactagacaaaaaattatatttcgagtctgtacttatattctataacagcttgatatattagatttgaacactaacctgttaatatagtttgtcggtgatttttttcaaaattttaattcttagatatgtatatgGAGTGAAACTAATATTTACAAATGTCaattttttaattgacacttatgtaattcattGAATTCATAAAAGAAGTTTAAAAGAGGAAACTTAACTCATATCAATGAAACAAATACGAGAACGAAAGCACAATTCTATAGAAGTacaaaatgaaatcacttatagagagtcaatagtaaacaaatcgagagcagaaaacctaatcctctttcgtcattatacaatcgatgttgcctatttgtgtcagccgcaaaacttaatttctttttgtgcatatgaagttttaaaaataataaaatgagatgtaatacattaactcttcaacaacgatgatatatttaagagaccaacatttgtattcatcattttataatcgataaaaattgtagtgttgtaaaatgttaaaatcatttcataaacaaaacattattaTAGGAACTCACCCCGCGCATACGCGCGGATTAGCATCTAGTTATGCTATTACAacgatgagaaatattacatagacgattctaGAGCCGACAATTATAGAGCGGACGATTCTACTATCATATGAGAATGCACGTCTGACTGCACTGCATCGCTCCGAGCTGCCTTATGAGATCCATGTTCGATGATACACCCTTGCAACATGCTGAAGACTTCTTGTAACCATTTTTTTCCGTGATCTACATAATTTGCATTTTTTTGGGGTTTGAACTTCAGACCTCCTAATGTAAAAGCATTAATGAACCATTAGTCAAACCACTGGACTAAGTGGGCTTCCACAATGAACGTTGTATCGTTATAAATACCAAAAtgttacacacaaaaaaaacaaaaatggaatgtataatattttcatttgttaCTCTTGGAAAAAAGTCGTAACTTTAGCTAAACAAGAATTATTATCTAAAGATAtatttgaatttcttttttaatttataagaaaatttctaaatataaatatctatatatatatgaaaaatgtaCACAACTTCAAACTTTACAAATGCAGTATTACGAATCTACATAATTCACACTTAAAAATTAGTCATGAGTAGAGTATTGTCACATCGTTATCTTTATACTGTTCAAATACCTCTTACGAAATATGGATAGAAAACTATCCAAAAGAAACAGTTCAAATCCAGCATTTCGTGTACGAAGATGTGGAATCATTTATACAagatacataaataaaaactgtttattttttgaaaaaattacatCTTAGAGCACATTTTGAGTTTCTAAATACAATACAAGTCACTTGCTATTTGTGACACTTTTTAGAAGTGATTTGACTATGATAACCTCTAACCAATTGATCACTTACttgttacatattttttattgttttgataaaaacaacataacaaatatataatagtttGAAAAATAAACCAATTTATGTCTCCTCTCTCAATCAAATTCTTGTTTCCATTTTTCACGAAGAACACGTTACTCTTTATATGATGACTTTGTCTCGAGAAAGTTAAAAAGGGGAAAATtaagagaagaaaagaagacGATGAAGAAGGATGAATTCAATAAAAATCTCAACTCTCAATCCGCCTGCTGGTGAGCAATTCATCACCAAATTCTTGTATCTATCTACCTCTCTTTCTCAACAGATCTATCCATAAATGTGTACGAGTCTTCGTGTGTGGATTTGGAGTGAACTTCAGGGGTTTGTTCTTTTGGTAGGACGCAGAGAGAACGTTTAAGGACGGAGATTTGCGAGTTAACAAGGATGAAGTTCAAATcgttaagttacaaaaaaaaaaaaaaaaaaaaaaaaaaaaaagttcaaatcgTCTCTTAATTTGAGCCTGAAGCTGTCAGTCTTCCCCTTTATCTTTCTCGTTTTATGTTATAGTATTGGTTTCAAATTTTGAAGCAGGATTTTTCTGAGTGTTATGTTTGTTGGTAATGTGGTTGTTCGATCTGATCAAAATTGGAATCTTCTCAAGATCGTTACTTTTTCGACTCTAAACATGAACACAACTTAACGCACGTGTCTTGTTGATAACTGTTGTCTTTTCAAGATCATTAGCTG comes from the Brassica rapa cultivar Chiifu-401-42 chromosome A01, CAAS_Brap_v3.01, whole genome shotgun sequence genome and includes:
- the LOC103874009 gene encoding high-affinity nitrate transporter 3.1 translates to MAIHKIILASFIVYLMIQFSHGATKERLFSDLEKDALDVTAKPSRQGVLDAGIDKLSITWKLRSTAKKQANFTTIKVKLCYAPVSQVDRPWRKTENELFKDKTCPHKIITRAYNKSSQSFKYTLDRDIPTGTYFVRTYAVDAKDHEVAFGQSTNEAKTTNLFSVQAISGRHKSLDIASVCFSVFSVLALLVFFVNEKRKAKLEQSK